Proteins found in one Aneurinibacillus uraniidurans genomic segment:
- a CDS encoding ATP-dependent Clp protease ATP-binding subunit, translating to MLCQNCNQKQAHVFVTMQRQNHTQKVHLCRDCYTTFANKMGMPAGAGSFPNFSGMDALFKGFSMPPANEGMGAEHSPMAVPQQGGILDSAGRNLSEAAKAGLIDPVIGRDHEIERIIEILNRRTKNNPVLLGEPGVGKTAIAEGLAVRISDGDVPTKLRNKVVYTLDVASLVAGTGIRGQFEEKMKQIITELQARKNVILFIDEIHLLVGAGSAEGSMDAGNILKPALARGELQVIGATTLKEYRQIEKDAALERRFQPVMVKEPTVPEAIKILQGLRPKYEAYHEVAYSDEVIRACVELSHRYIQDRFLPDKAIDLLDEAGSKVNLRTAGHDTEAQHARLREIVEEKQAATVKEEYERAAKLRDEEMHILEQLDRHKGEVARTDVTVEDIQDIIERKTGIPVRKLQSAEQTKMQNLEAQLAARVIGQPDAVKQVTKAIRRSRTGLKPKNRPIASFLFVGPTGVGKTELTRVLAEELFGTKESMIRLDMSEYMEKHSVSKLIGSPPGYVGHEEAGQLTERVRRNPYSIILLDEIEKAHPDVLNMFLQILEDGRLTDSQGRTVNFKDTVVIATSNAGVAERKITVGFEAESKVEPATVTDSLTAYFKPEFLNRFDAVISFNQLAKQDLVQIVDVMLADSLSELYEQGIAVTVTAEVKEMLADRGYHPAFGARPLRRVIQQEIEDRIADLLIEEGDVKQIEIIVEDHECKAVKKS from the coding sequence ATGCTTTGTCAAAACTGCAATCAAAAACAGGCGCATGTATTTGTTACGATGCAGCGTCAAAATCACACGCAGAAGGTGCATCTCTGCCGTGACTGCTATACAACATTTGCAAATAAAATGGGCATGCCAGCAGGAGCTGGGTCATTCCCGAATTTCTCGGGCATGGATGCACTTTTTAAAGGATTCTCAATGCCGCCTGCCAACGAAGGGATGGGAGCTGAACATTCACCAATGGCTGTACCGCAGCAAGGTGGCATTCTTGATAGCGCAGGACGCAATTTGAGCGAAGCAGCAAAAGCCGGGTTGATTGATCCGGTAATTGGCCGCGATCATGAGATTGAGCGCATTATTGAAATTTTAAACCGTCGCACGAAAAACAATCCGGTCTTACTCGGTGAACCAGGCGTCGGAAAGACCGCGATCGCTGAAGGATTAGCTGTCAGAATTTCTGACGGAGACGTTCCAACCAAACTTCGCAATAAAGTTGTGTATACACTCGATGTCGCTTCACTTGTCGCAGGCACGGGCATCCGAGGACAATTCGAGGAAAAAATGAAGCAAATTATTACCGAACTACAGGCACGTAAAAATGTCATTTTGTTCATTGACGAAATTCATCTACTCGTCGGTGCTGGTTCAGCAGAAGGCTCAATGGATGCAGGCAACATTCTGAAACCAGCGCTTGCAAGGGGCGAGCTGCAAGTAATCGGAGCAACGACACTGAAAGAATACCGTCAGATTGAAAAAGACGCTGCCCTCGAACGTCGCTTCCAGCCGGTCATGGTCAAAGAACCAACTGTCCCAGAAGCGATCAAAATTCTGCAAGGTCTGCGTCCGAAATACGAAGCGTATCATGAAGTGGCGTATTCGGATGAAGTGATTCGTGCCTGCGTTGAGCTGTCACATCGTTACATCCAGGATCGTTTCCTGCCAGATAAAGCGATTGACCTGCTTGATGAAGCAGGTTCCAAAGTGAACTTGCGCACAGCCGGGCATGACACAGAAGCGCAGCATGCACGGTTACGTGAGATTGTCGAGGAGAAACAAGCGGCTACTGTGAAAGAGGAATATGAACGTGCTGCCAAACTTCGCGATGAAGAAATGCACATTCTCGAACAGCTTGATCGTCATAAAGGCGAGGTGGCACGCACGGATGTAACCGTAGAAGATATTCAAGACATTATTGAACGAAAAACGGGGATCCCGGTTAGAAAATTGCAAAGCGCAGAACAGACAAAAATGCAGAACCTGGAAGCACAGCTTGCAGCACGAGTAATTGGTCAGCCAGATGCCGTTAAGCAGGTAACAAAAGCGATCCGTCGCAGCCGCACCGGACTGAAGCCGAAAAATCGACCAATTGCTTCGTTCCTGTTTGTCGGTCCGACTGGTGTCGGTAAAACCGAGCTGACCCGTGTGCTTGCCGAGGAGCTATTTGGCACGAAAGAATCAATGATTCGCCTTGATATGAGTGAATACATGGAGAAACATTCTGTCTCTAAACTGATCGGCTCACCACCAGGCTATGTCGGCCATGAAGAAGCGGGCCAGCTGACTGAACGCGTACGCCGCAATCCATACAGCATTATTCTGCTGGATGAGATTGAAAAAGCGCATCCGGATGTGTTGAACATGTTCCTGCAAATTCTCGAAGACGGACGTCTGACAGACAGCCAGGGCCGCACAGTGAACTTTAAAGATACGGTCGTAATTGCGACGAGCAACGCAGGAGTAGCGGAGCGGAAAATCACAGTCGGATTTGAGGCTGAAAGCAAGGTGGAGCCTGCAACCGTTACTGATTCGCTTACAGCTTACTTTAAACCAGAATTCCTGAATCGTTTTGATGCCGTGATCTCGTTTAATCAGTTGGCAAAACAAGATCTCGTACAAATTGTCGACGTAATGCTTGCTGATAGCCTGAGTGAATTGTACGAACAGGGGATTGCTGTCACAGTTACAGCAGAGGTGAAAGAGATGCTGGCAGATCGCGGCTATCACCCTGCCTTTGGCGCTCGTCCATTGCGTCGGGTCATCCAGCAGGAGATTGAAGACCGTATTGCTGACCTGTTGATTGAAGAAGGCGACGTGAAGCAGATCGAGATTATCGTAGAAGATCATGAATGCAAAGCTGTAAAAAAATCATAA
- the ileS gene encoding isoleucine--tRNA ligase, with translation MKEVNVKESATGREQRIHEQWKEQNTFQQSIQNREGKPSFVFYEGPPTANGLPHVGHALGRTIKDVVARYKTMTGHQVIRKAGWDTHGLPVELGVEKQLGISGKHEIENYGVEAFIEKCKESVFTYEKQWRDFTEQIGYWVDMDNPYITLDNAYIESVWNILGTLHERGLLYKGHRVSPYCPSCQTSLSSHEVAQGYKNVKDLTATAKFRVKDRKNEYFLGWTTTPWTLPANVALAVHPDLEYVRVKEGDCIYIVAKARAEQVLQQEYTVLSEHKGKELAGLAYVPPFDFVNVEKGHQVVTADYVTEQSGTGIVHIAPAYGEDDYKVIRENGFSFVNVVDGKGRYTSEVPLFQGRFVKDCDVDIIRYLADKGLLYHKEKHEHSYPHCWRCDAPLLYYANESWFIQTTAVKEQFIQNNEGVTWYPDHIKHGRFGNFLENMVDWNISRNRYWGTPLNVWQCQACDHQYAPKSIQELQDHATHPVTESIELHKPYVDEIKLCCTKCGAAMTRTPEVIDVWFDSGSMPFAQYHYPFANKAQFEKQFPADVVIEGIDQTRGWFYSLLAVSTLFTGKAPYKRVLSLGHILDENGQKMSKSKGNALEPADLIRKFGADALRWALLADSAPWNPKRFSERVVQEAKSKVIDTIVNVYGFYVLYANLDEYQPDKKYKQARTKLDEWILSRLHSTIKRVRESLEDYQFTSAAREIATFVEELSNWYVRRSRDRFWSQGMSEEKAAAYATLHEVLVKTSQLLAPFTPFIAEDMYTNLEGGSVHLTDYPDYNEAKINAKLEEEMNAVLQVVEVGRSIRNTASLKVKQPLASLSLIVTHNQDIQWDAYGDIIKEELNVKAFHVIQNDENFVSYKLKLDFKKAGPKFGAETNQVNQWLQSLTNTQAKSFVDRGEANFQTPAGTTLTITAEDVQIEKVPHKGFAVASSGPYTVILDTMLTEELVQEGLVRELLRAIQEYRKKLQLPVNLRIDIEMSMDEEMKQVVVRYESLLQENLLMNSLRVCNELVTGEQVKVGSKLVTVRIVNHS, from the coding sequence ATGAAAGAGGTCAATGTAAAAGAGTCAGCCACAGGGCGAGAACAGCGGATTCATGAGCAATGGAAAGAACAAAACACCTTTCAACAATCGATTCAAAATCGGGAAGGGAAACCATCCTTCGTATTTTATGAAGGGCCGCCAACAGCAAACGGGCTTCCTCATGTCGGGCATGCATTAGGGCGAACCATTAAAGATGTAGTGGCGCGCTACAAAACGATGACAGGTCATCAAGTCATCCGCAAAGCTGGCTGGGATACGCATGGATTACCGGTTGAGCTTGGTGTAGAAAAGCAGCTCGGCATCTCGGGTAAGCATGAAATCGAGAACTATGGAGTCGAAGCGTTTATTGAGAAATGCAAGGAGAGTGTATTCACGTACGAGAAGCAATGGCGTGATTTTACCGAGCAAATCGGATACTGGGTAGATATGGATAACCCATATATCACGCTGGATAATGCGTATATCGAAAGCGTTTGGAACATTCTTGGAACCTTGCATGAGCGAGGCTTATTATATAAAGGGCACCGAGTATCTCCGTATTGCCCAAGCTGCCAAACGTCTCTTAGCTCGCATGAAGTGGCACAAGGCTATAAGAACGTCAAAGATTTAACGGCTACTGCTAAATTTAGAGTGAAAGACCGCAAGAATGAGTATTTTTTAGGCTGGACGACAACACCATGGACACTTCCGGCAAATGTAGCGCTAGCTGTTCATCCTGATCTGGAGTACGTACGAGTCAAAGAAGGAGACTGCATTTATATTGTTGCGAAGGCACGAGCTGAACAAGTTTTACAGCAGGAATATACGGTATTATCCGAGCACAAAGGAAAGGAACTAGCAGGTCTTGCTTATGTACCGCCATTTGACTTTGTTAATGTGGAAAAAGGACATCAAGTAGTAACGGCTGATTATGTCACAGAACAAAGCGGTACTGGCATCGTTCATATTGCGCCAGCGTACGGAGAAGATGACTACAAAGTGATTCGCGAGAATGGCTTTTCTTTCGTAAATGTAGTGGATGGAAAGGGAAGATACACGAGCGAAGTCCCTTTATTCCAGGGCCGGTTTGTAAAAGACTGTGATGTCGATATCATTCGTTATTTAGCAGATAAAGGTCTGCTGTACCATAAAGAAAAACACGAGCACAGCTACCCACATTGCTGGCGCTGTGATGCACCATTGCTGTACTATGCAAATGAGAGCTGGTTCATTCAAACAACCGCTGTAAAAGAGCAATTCATCCAGAATAACGAAGGCGTAACATGGTATCCCGATCATATTAAGCACGGGCGATTCGGAAACTTCCTGGAAAACATGGTCGACTGGAACATTAGTCGAAACAGATACTGGGGAACACCGCTCAATGTGTGGCAATGCCAGGCGTGTGATCATCAATACGCCCCGAAAAGCATACAGGAGCTGCAAGATCATGCGACTCATCCGGTTACAGAGTCCATTGAATTGCACAAGCCATACGTCGATGAAATCAAACTGTGCTGTACGAAGTGCGGTGCTGCGATGACGCGTACCCCGGAAGTGATTGACGTGTGGTTTGATAGTGGATCAATGCCGTTTGCACAGTATCACTATCCATTTGCAAACAAAGCGCAATTCGAGAAACAATTTCCGGCTGATGTTGTGATCGAAGGGATTGACCAGACACGCGGCTGGTTTTATAGCCTGCTGGCTGTATCTACACTCTTTACCGGAAAAGCGCCGTATAAGCGTGTGCTATCACTTGGTCACATATTAGATGAGAACGGCCAGAAAATGTCCAAGAGTAAAGGAAATGCCTTGGAACCAGCTGACTTAATCCGGAAGTTTGGCGCAGACGCATTACGGTGGGCGCTGCTAGCAGATAGCGCACCGTGGAATCCGAAACGGTTTTCTGAACGCGTCGTACAGGAAGCAAAGTCCAAAGTCATTGATACGATTGTAAATGTATACGGGTTTTATGTGTTATATGCAAACCTAGACGAGTATCAACCAGATAAGAAATATAAGCAAGCTCGGACTAAACTGGATGAATGGATTTTGTCCCGTTTACACAGCACGATCAAACGAGTTAGAGAAAGCCTGGAGGATTATCAATTTACGAGTGCAGCACGGGAAATCGCCACATTCGTAGAGGAGCTGAGTAACTGGTATGTTCGTCGTTCACGGGACCGTTTCTGGTCGCAAGGGATGAGCGAGGAAAAAGCGGCGGCGTATGCAACGTTGCATGAGGTACTCGTAAAAACAAGTCAGTTGTTAGCGCCTTTTACACCTTTCATAGCTGAAGATATGTATACCAATCTCGAAGGCGGAAGTGTTCATCTAACTGACTATCCGGATTATAATGAAGCAAAAATTAATGCGAAGCTTGAAGAAGAGATGAATGCGGTATTGCAGGTTGTGGAAGTCGGGCGCAGTATCCGAAATACCGCTTCCTTAAAAGTTAAGCAGCCATTAGCGAGTCTGTCACTAATCGTAACGCACAACCAGGACATTCAGTGGGATGCTTATGGTGACATTATAAAAGAAGAATTAAACGTAAAAGCATTTCATGTTATCCAAAACGATGAGAACTTCGTGTCGTATAAGCTAAAATTGGATTTCAAAAAAGCAGGTCCGAAGTTTGGAGCGGAGACCAATCAGGTGAATCAGTGGCTGCAAAGTCTAACGAATACACAAGCTAAATCGTTTGTGGATAGGGGAGAAGCTAATTTTCAAACGCCTGCTGGTACGACACTTACAATCACCGCAGAAGATGTACAGATTGAAAAAGTTCCACACAAAGGATTTGCTGTCGCATCAAGCGGACCATATACCGTTATTCTTGATACGATGCTAACAGAAGAACTTGTTCAGGAAGGACTGGTTCGTGAATTACTTCGTGCGATTCAAGAATACCGCAAGAAATTACAGTTACCGGTTAACTTACGGATTGATATCGAGATGAGCATGGATGAGGAAATGAAGCAAGTCGTGGTACGCTACGAGAGTCTCTTGCAGGAAAACCTGCTTATGAATTCGTTACGTGTATGTAATGAGCTAGTGACAGGGGAACAAGTAAAAGTAGGAAGTAAGCTTGTTACGGTTCGAATTGTAAACCATTCATAA
- a CDS encoding MFS transporter, with protein sequence MNRFSKRSVHYGWIILILMTLTILASMGLGRFSFGIMIPFIRNDMQLSYALVGYLTTALFSGYLVGSLLAGSFIHRYQHRRTIVCGLFIFSSVLFIFSRITSFAAMIVLVFLLGFLIGILNISALGLLFNWFADRKKGMALGIANAGGGGGMVFSGMFVPYMVSYSQADNGWRNATLLFFGFSAAIWLFCMLFLRNNPTEVKLSKIGATDPCIHTESSTPEHSGEQEETTFRALFRNPVFMMLGGSYFLWGFSYLIFTTFLVDYLMEGLNYSKIEAGGLFSLAGISSIVSGFICGALSDRFGRVRVLTWIYSVQSTLLLLLLLPHPVTITGSIFLYALTLWGVPTLMMASVGDFLPPRAVPTGMGFLTLFFSIGQALSPLCTGWVVSVTHSYTTSFFISAICCAVGALLLMGLARKQYLVAKNDALSVSKSL encoded by the coding sequence TTGAATAGGTTCAGCAAGCGATCGGTTCATTATGGTTGGATCATTCTTATCCTAATGACGCTTACCATCCTGGCAAGCATGGGGCTCGGACGCTTTTCTTTTGGTATTATGATTCCATTTATTCGCAATGATATGCAATTGTCTTACGCTTTAGTTGGCTATTTAACCACTGCACTTTTCTCTGGCTATCTTGTTGGCTCACTACTGGCGGGATCGTTTATTCATCGTTATCAGCATCGCCGGACGATTGTTTGCGGATTGTTCATCTTTTCCTCTGTACTATTTATTTTTTCACGTATAACCAGCTTTGCCGCGATGATTGTACTTGTGTTTCTACTCGGCTTCCTCATTGGTATCCTGAACATTTCAGCGCTTGGTCTTTTATTTAACTGGTTTGCAGACCGTAAAAAAGGGATGGCCCTTGGCATTGCTAATGCCGGTGGCGGTGGCGGCATGGTATTTAGCGGGATGTTTGTCCCGTATATGGTAAGCTACTCGCAGGCAGACAACGGGTGGCGGAACGCAACCTTGTTGTTTTTCGGCTTTTCGGCTGCCATCTGGCTCTTCTGTATGTTGTTTTTACGGAATAATCCTACTGAAGTGAAGCTGAGCAAAATCGGGGCAACAGATCCTTGCATACATACGGAGTCAAGTACGCCAGAACATAGCGGCGAACAGGAGGAGACTACCTTCCGCGCTTTGTTTCGCAATCCTGTATTTATGATGCTTGGGGGCAGCTATTTTTTATGGGGATTTAGCTATTTGATCTTTACTACTTTTCTAGTGGATTATTTAATGGAAGGGCTGAATTATTCCAAAATAGAAGCAGGCGGATTATTCTCCCTTGCTGGCATCTCTAGCATTGTAAGCGGATTCATTTGTGGTGCCTTATCCGATCGATTCGGGCGAGTGCGAGTTCTGACCTGGATATACAGTGTACAAAGTACGCTACTTCTACTTCTCCTACTCCCCCATCCAGTTACAATAACAGGATCTATATTTTTGTATGCGCTTACGTTATGGGGTGTTCCGACCTTAATGATGGCAAGTGTAGGCGACTTTCTCCCACCACGGGCTGTCCCGACCGGAATGGGGTTTCTGACTTTGTTTTTCAGCATCGGGCAGGCACTTTCTCCGCTTTGCACTGGCTGGGTCGTATCTGTTACCCATTCCTATACGACCTCCTTCTTCATCTCAGCTATTTGCTGCGCAGTCGGTGCATTATTGTTGATGGGGTTGGCGCGAAAACAGTACCTTGTAGCCAAAAATGATGCTCTATCTGTTTCTAAATCACTTTAA
- a CDS encoding TetR/AcrR family transcriptional regulator — protein MTAFKREELLEAASRVIALKGLDKLTLDAVAAEAGVSKGGLMYHFPNKQALITAMNHQVITRFQQEIEREQDKAPAGRGAFIRAYASATLTDLSDCNYLDTNTGILAAMATNHELLSAWRDVYEEWGRALRQEDVKPELALIVRLVCDGLWFSKMFALDPLTPEEQQSVMQYLFEKIEKGE, from the coding sequence TTGACCGCATTTAAACGAGAAGAACTTTTAGAAGCCGCCTCCCGGGTTATTGCCTTAAAAGGATTAGATAAATTGACGCTTGATGCTGTCGCTGCAGAAGCAGGTGTAAGCAAAGGGGGATTGATGTACCACTTCCCGAATAAACAAGCGCTTATTACCGCTATGAATCATCAAGTGATCACCCGTTTTCAGCAAGAAATCGAGCGGGAGCAAGACAAGGCCCCAGCAGGCAGAGGAGCGTTTATTCGTGCCTATGCTTCGGCTACTCTCACCGATCTTTCGGATTGTAATTATTTAGATACGAACACCGGCATTTTAGCTGCGATGGCTACGAATCATGAATTGTTATCCGCATGGAGAGACGTGTATGAAGAATGGGGACGCGCACTACGCCAAGAAGATGTAAAGCCCGAGCTGGCTCTCATTGTGCGTCTTGTATGTGACGGACTTTGGTTTTCCAAAATGTTTGCGCTCGATCCATTAACACCAGAAGAGCAACAAAGTGTGATGCAGTACCTCTTTGAAAAAATAGAGAAAGGCGAATAA
- a CDS encoding DMT family transporter — MQMVYFLLGIAIISEVFGSTMLKMSHGFTRFFPVVGVIAGYALAFYFLSITLQGLPLGFVYAVWSGVGTILTVLVGIRFFQEKISKQGFIGIGVLVLGLVLLNLAK; from the coding sequence ATGCAGATGGTCTATTTTTTGTTAGGAATCGCGATTATTTCTGAAGTTTTCGGATCAACTATGTTAAAGATGTCACATGGCTTTACTCGCTTTTTCCCTGTTGTAGGAGTTATTGCCGGATATGCTCTCGCCTTTTATTTCCTTTCCATCACGCTGCAGGGTCTTCCTTTAGGTTTTGTGTATGCGGTTTGGAGTGGTGTCGGGACGATTTTGACTGTACTTGTAGGAATCCGGTTCTTTCAAGAAAAAATAAGCAAGCAGGGGTTTATCGGAATCGGGGTCTTAGTGCTTGGTCTCGTCTTATTAAACCTAGCAAAATAA
- a CDS encoding TrmB family transcriptional regulator, translating into MEGMMDRLIDYLMKIGFSKYESQAYLALLRQSPSTGYELSKQSGVPRSMIYQTINKLISHGAINELRSDPVTYTPVPPKEFLGRLRDEKDRTFSYLEENLQTLEHPPDAHVIRHIKERGPVIDKINALLSKARHEVWLSLWESEVDEIQPFAKKAVDSGVQLYSLLFNCESASHFGTTFYHHPSTAAIEEQRMGQRLTVAVCDNEEVMIAGFSKEMMPVALHTEDPMLVLLAKEYIRHDIMMKVMAEKWGIEHIERIWKGNPDLLYIVTNQMLNRE; encoded by the coding sequence ATGGAGGGTATGATGGATAGACTGATTGACTACTTAATGAAAATTGGATTTTCAAAATATGAAAGTCAAGCATACTTGGCACTTCTGAGGCAATCACCTAGCACTGGTTATGAATTAAGCAAACAAAGTGGGGTTCCTAGATCCATGATTTACCAAACTATTAATAAGCTTATTTCTCATGGTGCGATTAACGAGCTGCGTTCTGATCCGGTAACATACACGCCTGTACCACCCAAAGAATTCCTTGGACGTTTACGAGATGAAAAAGATCGAACATTCAGTTACCTGGAGGAAAACTTACAGACGCTTGAACATCCTCCTGATGCGCACGTCATTCGTCATATTAAAGAAAGAGGCCCTGTCATCGATAAAATAAACGCCTTACTTTCAAAAGCTCGGCATGAAGTTTGGCTTTCCTTATGGGAGTCTGAAGTAGATGAAATTCAACCATTTGCGAAAAAAGCAGTAGATTCGGGCGTACAGCTATATTCGCTTTTGTTTAATTGTGAATCTGCCAGTCATTTTGGTACGACATTTTATCATCATCCTTCAACAGCTGCGATCGAGGAGCAGCGTATGGGACAGAGATTAACGGTTGCTGTTTGTGATAATGAAGAAGTGATGATAGCCGGGTTTTCTAAAGAAATGATGCCGGTTGCCTTACATACGGAGGACCCGATGTTAGTATTGCTTGCGAAAGAATACATTCGGCACGATATTATGATGAAAGTGATGGCAGAGAAGTGGGGGATAGAACATATAGAGCGGATTTGGAAGGGCAACCCTGATCTTTTGTACATTGTCACGAACCAGATGTTGAATAGAGAGTAA
- a CDS encoding DMT family transporter — MRGILYLALAIVCEAFGSTMLKLSQGFSLLGPSIGVLIGLVASFLFLSLSLKSIALSSAYATWSGVGTALTAIIGVILFHENVSVLKIVALCLIIIGIIMINKSKVEVESQPLQDPS, encoded by the coding sequence ATGCGAGGAATCTTATATTTAGCACTTGCTATCGTATGCGAAGCTTTCGGATCAACCATGCTCAAATTATCACAGGGCTTTTCCTTACTAGGACCGAGTATAGGCGTACTCATTGGTCTGGTCGCCTCATTCTTGTTCTTAAGCTTATCGCTCAAAAGCATTGCTTTATCATCCGCCTATGCGACCTGGTCCGGTGTCGGAACCGCGTTAACGGCTATCATCGGGGTCATCCTATTTCACGAGAATGTAAGTGTATTAAAAATTGTGGCCCTCTGTTTGATTATCATCGGGATTATTATGATTAACAAATCCAAAGTCGAAGTAGAGTCCCAACCTCTACAAGACCCATCGTAA
- a CDS encoding LysE family translocator, with product MLFVEVFIIGILAALSPGPDFFIVMKNSLGFGCRIGIATALGVAFALVIHITYTVLGFTYIMEKVPSLFTAIKLVGSLYLAWLGWQAIRSVPQHGHDQANHQKVNDNKTFMQGFREGFFCNVLNPKAALFFLSVFSQFISADTGNWVRWVYGSEIIVAVGSWFVLLSVIISYRKFREFYDRYNYWFDRCLGSILLYFAVVIVVSTIKS from the coding sequence GTGTTGTTTGTTGAGGTGTTTATCATTGGAATTCTAGCTGCTTTATCACCAGGCCCTGACTTTTTTATCGTCATGAAAAATAGCCTGGGATTTGGCTGTCGTATAGGGATTGCTACTGCACTTGGCGTTGCTTTTGCTTTGGTTATTCATATTACGTATACGGTTTTAGGTTTTACGTATATCATGGAAAAAGTTCCAAGTCTATTTACCGCGATAAAACTTGTCGGTTCGCTTTATTTAGCATGGCTTGGATGGCAAGCGATCCGGTCTGTGCCGCAGCATGGACACGACCAAGCAAATCATCAAAAAGTAAACGACAATAAAACATTTATGCAAGGATTTCGTGAAGGATTTTTCTGTAATGTTTTGAATCCAAAAGCGGCGCTATTTTTTCTGAGCGTTTTTTCGCAATTTATTTCAGCCGATACGGGAAACTGGGTTCGTTGGGTGTATGGGTCGGAAATTATCGTAGCTGTTGGATCATGGTTTGTGCTTTTATCTGTTATCATTTCCTATCGAAAGTTTAGAGAGTTTTACGATCGATACAATTATTGGTTTGATCGATGCTTAGGTAGTATTTTACTTTATTTTGCAGTTGTTATCGTTGTGTCGACAATAAAATCATAG
- a CDS encoding SDR family NAD(P)-dependent oxidoreductase, with amino-acid sequence MDLKLSGKKALITGGSRGIGKAIARQLALEGVDCTICSRNESSLKITAEELAQETKRNIYPIVADTSNPDSILNLVEKSAAAMGSIDILINSGARVGGGEPEDFNHIKDELILKDFEEKYMGYFRCMRAVAPYMIENNWGRIINISGLAARIGGNYFSSGPRNASVVHLTKSASLELGKHGINVNAIYPGIVDTETNRERFTNEEALRRAAEMSPLNRLITAEEIAYVVTFLASPLSAAITGDVISVTGGIGNTVYY; translated from the coding sequence ATGGACTTAAAGTTATCTGGAAAAAAAGCACTTATTACAGGAGGAAGCCGTGGAATTGGTAAAGCTATTGCCCGTCAGCTGGCTCTGGAAGGTGTAGATTGTACGATTTGTTCTAGAAACGAATCCTCGCTAAAGATCACTGCAGAGGAATTAGCTCAGGAAACAAAAAGAAATATCTATCCGATCGTGGCAGATACTTCGAATCCTGACTCTATCCTAAACTTAGTTGAAAAATCAGCAGCAGCGATGGGTAGTATTGATATTCTGATCAACAGCGGCGCCCGTGTTGGTGGCGGAGAGCCCGAAGATTTTAACCACATTAAAGATGAACTTATTTTGAAAGATTTTGAAGAAAAGTATATGGGCTATTTTCGTTGTATGCGAGCAGTTGCTCCTTATATGATAGAAAATAATTGGGGGCGTATCATCAATATAAGTGGTCTGGCTGCTAGAATAGGCGGCAATTATTTTAGTTCCGGTCCGCGTAATGCATCTGTTGTCCATTTAACAAAATCCGCATCATTAGAATTAGGAAAGCATGGCATTAACGTCAATGCTATTTACCCAGGGATTGTCGATACGGAAACGAATAGGGAACGATTCACTAATGAGGAGGCTTTACGCAGGGCAGCAGAAATGAGTCCGCTCAACCGCTTGATTACAGCGGAGGAAATTGCTTATGTCGTTACCTTCCTAGCTTCACCTTTGTCGGCAGCGATTACTGGTGATGTCATTTCGGTAACCGGTGGTATAGGGAATACCGTTTATTATTAA